One segment of Legionella sp. PC997 DNA contains the following:
- a CDS encoding ParA family protein: protein MKKKNPKILVVANNKGGVGKSLISQLISTYIAFKKSKKVLVLDFDPQGNMSYRFLRDTRIRDMSNYKPPLHPDFDPNDPDDDGWDGRSSALDMWTENPVVPYPTDLENLEILPSDAGLIKDIEAFEYSDSLESIVQRPYDFFAMDEFIDCGYDLILIDTPPAKGPLTQSAIRAATHVLIPLELSNKSLQGLAGMVDLVNRQNVYRPTNAQAKIIGLLKNKVDYNKRTPQNRIVDTIKANPLLAKLLIENIEIHDSPRAVDIDEDQAPITAPYTELKDNDRFAIEAVALGEFVYNKVLGDISNVTQKENNYEISDI from the coding sequence ATGAAAAAGAAAAATCCAAAGATATTAGTGGTTGCTAATAATAAAGGAGGTGTTGGTAAAAGTTTAATAAGCCAATTAATTTCAACATATATTGCCTTTAAGAAGAGTAAAAAAGTTCTTGTATTAGATTTCGATCCCCAAGGAAATATGTCATACAGATTTCTTCGTGATACACGTATAAGAGATATGTCTAATTATAAACCTCCTTTACACCCAGATTTTGATCCAAATGATCCTGATGATGATGGTTGGGATGGACGTTCTTCAGCTTTAGACATGTGGACAGAAAACCCCGTTGTACCTTATCCAACTGATCTTGAAAATTTAGAGATATTACCAAGTGATGCTGGATTAATTAAGGATATTGAAGCATTTGAATACAGCGACAGTTTGGAGAGCATTGTACAGCGACCCTATGACTTTTTCGCAATGGATGAGTTTATTGATTGTGGGTATGATTTGATTCTTATTGATACTCCACCCGCTAAAGGACCCTTAACTCAAAGTGCTATTCGTGCAGCCACCCATGTTTTAATTCCATTGGAGTTGAGTAATAAATCCCTTCAAGGATTAGCTGGGATGGTGGATCTTGTAAACCGTCAAAATGTTTATAGACCTACAAATGCGCAAGCTAAGATTATAGGGTTATTAAAAAATAAAGTTGATTATAACAAACGAACACCTCAAAACCGAATTGTTGATACCATTAAGGCAAATCCATTGCTGGCAAAGTTACTTATAGAGAATATAGAAATACATGATTCTCCAAGAGCAGTTGATATTGACGAGGATCAGGCACCTATTACTGCGCCATATACTGAATTAAAGGATAACGATCGTTTTGCAATTGAAGCAGTAGCATTAGGGGAGTTTGTATATAACAAGGTACTAGGAGATATAAGCAATGTCACTCAAAAAGAAAATAATTACGAAATCTCTGACATCTAG